From a region of the Halomonas sp. HL-93 genome:
- a CDS encoding methyl-accepting chemotaxis protein codes for MKFKSLRTFVTLLAGISTILAVLALSAYFVMANTRSQEATQVGAQNILLDETEGRLHAIASSQAESIQVQFTQAREMAKGLAAVNSVQGDVAYNGGPALDFNRQEIIGAIRKYLEVNQDVSVAYAAWEPNAFDQDDVYSDGSVPGHSPKGRFMPLWYRGENGDLDIMAQEAAIMESEAIQPNGVREGEYYLCPRETLRPCITDPDVYQVGEEEVMLTSFVAPIIVDSEFRGIAGVDLTVDFIQSMLLEENSELYEGSGDMALVAPRGGLVAHTQEGATLGEPFSEAFDATLQQRIQQAQGGQPTYIHDAEQGVIELYWPFTIGEGDNTWVLMIRQPEDAVLAGMHGLQRQTEEQLDRDILGMTLIGLFIAGLGLLAAWLVGESIARPLRRLAERMHDIAAGNGDLTRRLPANGRDESARLAIQFNAFVDKINDVLLDVRDSSDSVRAAASEIAVGSQDLSARTEVAASHLQETSASMEQLTHSVEHTAVASRQAKELSHSASQVASQGGNVVSQAVRTMNDIDSASQRIAEIVSVMDSIAFQTNLLALNASVEAASAGEHGRGFAVVADEVRQLAGRSAAAARQIKELIEDATAKTQAGSELVRAAGASMNDIVASVSRVSDVLGEISAATSEQSQGIGQVNQAVAGLDQMTQQNAALVEESATAADRLDNQSLRLAETVGSFVLLERQQRLATLDSVQ; via the coding sequence ATGAAATTCAAATCCCTCCGTACATTTGTCACCTTGCTGGCTGGCATCTCAACAATTCTGGCGGTGTTAGCTTTGTCTGCCTACTTCGTCATGGCCAATACAAGGTCGCAGGAAGCCACTCAGGTGGGAGCGCAGAACATACTGCTGGACGAGACTGAAGGCCGTTTACATGCCATAGCGTCCTCTCAAGCCGAAAGCATACAGGTTCAATTTACTCAGGCACGTGAGATGGCCAAGGGATTGGCCGCTGTCAATTCCGTGCAGGGTGACGTGGCTTATAACGGTGGGCCCGCGCTTGATTTCAATCGTCAGGAGATAATCGGTGCCATTCGAAAGTACCTAGAAGTCAATCAGGATGTTTCTGTCGCTTATGCTGCCTGGGAGCCTAATGCCTTCGATCAGGATGACGTTTACTCGGACGGTAGCGTGCCGGGGCATAGCCCAAAGGGGCGCTTCATGCCCCTGTGGTATCGGGGAGAGAACGGAGATCTCGACATCATGGCTCAGGAAGCCGCCATCATGGAGAGCGAGGCTATTCAGCCCAATGGGGTGCGCGAGGGCGAGTATTACCTCTGCCCACGAGAAACGTTGAGGCCATGTATTACAGACCCTGACGTTTATCAGGTGGGGGAGGAGGAAGTGATGCTGACTTCCTTCGTCGCCCCGATCATTGTCGACAGCGAGTTTCGCGGTATTGCCGGCGTTGATCTGACGGTGGATTTTATCCAGTCCATGCTCTTGGAGGAAAATAGCGAACTCTATGAGGGATCGGGAGACATGGCCTTGGTGGCACCGAGAGGGGGGCTGGTAGCGCATACCCAGGAGGGAGCCACGCTGGGGGAACCTTTTAGTGAGGCGTTTGATGCTACCTTGCAGCAGCGCATACAGCAGGCCCAGGGAGGCCAGCCTACGTATATCCATGATGCCGAGCAGGGCGTCATCGAATTGTACTGGCCGTTCACTATTGGAGAGGGCGACAACACCTGGGTGCTGATGATCCGGCAGCCTGAAGATGCGGTGCTTGCGGGGATGCATGGACTGCAGCGGCAAACGGAGGAACAGCTTGATAGAGACATTCTGGGCATGACGCTGATCGGGCTTTTCATTGCAGGCCTGGGATTATTGGCAGCATGGTTGGTGGGGGAGAGCATTGCTCGCCCGTTGCGTCGCTTGGCTGAGCGCATGCATGACATCGCTGCTGGCAATGGCGACTTGACCCGCCGCCTGCCCGCCAATGGCCGCGATGAAAGTGCCAGGTTGGCGATCCAGTTCAATGCTTTTGTCGATAAAATAAACGATGTACTGCTCGATGTGCGTGATAGCAGCGACTCAGTGCGTGCAGCGGCGAGTGAGATTGCCGTGGGAAGCCAGGATCTGTCGGCCCGAACTGAGGTGGCGGCCTCCCACCTGCAGGAGACGTCGGCTTCCATGGAGCAGCTGACCCATTCCGTTGAACATACCGCTGTAGCGTCTCGGCAGGCAAAGGAGCTCTCCCACTCTGCTTCGCAAGTCGCCTCCCAGGGCGGTAACGTGGTGTCGCAAGCCGTGCGAACCATGAACGACATTGATAGCGCGTCGCAGCGGATTGCAGAGATCGTCTCAGTGATGGATAGCATTGCCTTTCAAACCAACCTACTGGCGCTCAACGCCTCGGTTGAGGCGGCTAGCGCTGGAGAGCATGGCCGAGGTTTCGCGGTAGTCGCAGACGAAGTGCGTCAATTGGCTGGTCGCAGCGCCGCCGCTGCTCGGCAGATCAAGGAACTGATTGAGGACGCCACCGCCAAGACCCAGGCCGGTTCAGAGCTCGTGCGCGCAGCCGGTGCCTCCATGAACGACATCGTTGCCAGTGTGTCGAGGGTCTCCGATGTGCTTGGCGAAATCAGTGCGGCAACCAGCGAGCAGAGCCAGGGTATCGGTCAGGTCAATCAGGCGGTGGCTGGGCTCGACCAAATGACCCAGCAGAACGCGGCACTGGTCGAAGAGTCCGCAACGGCGGCGGATAGGCTCGATAATCAGTCACTGCGTCTGGCTGAGACGGTAGGTTCGTTCGTCCTGCTCGAACGGCAGCAGCGATTGGCGACGCTGGATTCAGTGCAGTAA